In Paraburkholderia flagellata, the sequence GGTTGTCGACGTCCCGCTTGAGCATCGAGGCGGCTTCGTTGTTGCCGGCTGCATCGACGGCCTGTGGCAGATCAATGATCACCGGCCCATCCCCTGCCAGCAGGATGTTGTATTCCGACAGGTCGCCGTGAATTACGCCCGCGCAGAGCATGCGGACAACCTGGTTCAGCAGCAGCGCGTGCAGTTCGAGGGCGTGGGCTTCGGTCAGATCGACGTCGTTGAGCCGTGGTGCGACGTCACCCACCTCGTCGATTACCAGTTCCATCAGCAACACGCCGTCGGTGCAAATATAGGGTTGCGGCACGCGCACACCTGCGTTGGCGAGTCGGAACAGCGCGTCCACCTCAGCGTTCTGCCAAGACGCTTCCTGCATCTGACGGCCGTAGCGCGTACCTTTTTCCATCGCCCGCGCCTGCCTGCTGTTCTTGACCTTGCGACCGTCCCGATACGACGCGGCCTGCCGAAAACTGCGCTGCTTCGCGTCCTTGTAGACCTTGGCGCAACGCGTCGATTCGCCGCTGCGCACGACATAGACTGTTGCCTCCTTGCCGCTCATCAGCTGTCCGATGACTTCGTCAATAAGTCCTTCTTCGAGAAGCGGTGCGAGTCGTTTG encodes:
- a CDS encoding PA4780 family RIO1-like protein kinase → MKIPKRLAPLLEEGLIDEVIGQLMSGKEATVYVVRSGESTRCAKVYKDAKQRSFRQAASYRDGRKVKNSRQARAMEKGTRYGRQMQEASWQNAEVDALFRLANAGVRVPQPYICTDGVLLMELVIDEVGDVAPRLNDVDLTEAHALELHALLLNQVVRMLCAGVIHGDLSEYNILLAGDGPVIIDLPQAVDAAGNNEAASMLKRDVDNLAAYFGRFAPQILTASYGTEIWALFEAGRLHVDAELTGRIEVDTRPVDLDGVLQELEETRLEEDARVRRLQELSAGR